The Archangium primigenium genomic interval CACTGGAGCCGCCGCGCCGCGGGCCCCTTCCTCACCCTCAACTGCGCCGCCCTGCCCGAGGGCCTGGTGGAGAGCGAGCTGTTCGGCCACGACAAGGGCGCCTTCACCGGCGCCTCCAGCGCCAAGGCGGGCATCTTCGAGAGCGCCCAGGGCGGCACCGTCTTCCTCGACGAGGTGGGGGAGCTGCCCCTGGCGGTGCAGGCGCGCTTCCTGCGCGCGCTCGAGTCGCGCCGCATCACCCGCGTGGGCGAGGTGCGCGAGCGCCCCATCGACGTGCGGCTGGTGGCCGCCACCCACCGCGACCTGGAGGCCGAGGTGGCCGCGGGCCGCTTCCGCCAGGACCTGTACTTCCGGCTGGGCGCGGCCACGGTGCTGCTGCCGCCGCTGCGCGAGCGGCCCCGGGAGGTGCCCCTGCTCGCGCGCGCCTTCCTGGACCGGGCGTGCGAGGCCCTGGGCCGCGCGCCCCTGGTGCTGGCCCCGGAGACGCTGGCCACCCTGGCGCACCACGCCTGGCCCGGCAACGTGCGCGAGCTGCGCAACCTCATGGACTACGCCGCCGCCGCCGTGGAGGGCGGCGTGCTCGAGGCCCACCACCTGCCCGAGCGCGTCCGGGGCGTCGCGCCCGCGCCCGTGCCCGCCCCCGCGCCCCCCGAGCCCGCCCGTCCCCCGCCGCCGCCGCCGGGCCGCGCCGCCTTCCAGCCCCTGGCCGAGGAGCTGCGCGAGCTGGAGCACCGGCGCATGCGCGAGGCGCTCGAGGCGGCCGAGGGGGTGCAGACGCGCGCCGCGGCGCTCATCGGCATGCCCATCCGCACCTTCAGCTTCAAGATGCGGCAGTTCGGGCTCCAGGCCCGCGCGCCCCGCCGGGGGACGCCCCCGCCATGACGCGGGCCGGGGACGAGCCCCCGCGCGAGTTCGAGGAGTACCGGCTCTTGCGCCCCCTGGGCCAGGGCGCCATGGGGCAGGTGTTCCTCGCCCAGGACACGCTGCTCGAGCGGCTGGTGGCGGTGAAGTTCATCGCGCCCGGCCAGGTGAGCCAGGAGGCGGCCCGCGCGCGCTTCTTCCAGGAGGCGCGCGCCATCGCCCGGCTCCAGCACCCCAACGTCGTGGCCATCCACCGCGTGGGCGAGGCGCGGCGCTGGCCCTACCTGGTGTCGGAGTTCGTCCGGGGCCAGTCCCTGGAGGCGCTGCCCCGGCCGGTGGAGGGCCCCCACGTGCTGCGCATCGCCGTGGGCCTGGCGCGCGGACTGGCCGCCGCCCACCGCCGCGGCATCCTCCACCGCGACCTCAAGCCCGCCAACGCCATGCTCTCCGAGGAGGGCGAGGTGAAGCTGCTCGACTTCGGCCTCGCCGAGTTCGCCGAGCGCGCGCCGCCCGCGCCCGCCGTCCCCCTCGCGGCCCCCCCCGCGGCCCCCCCGCGCGAGACGCGGCCCCTGGCCCCCGCGCGCGAGACGCGGCCCCTGGCCCCCCCGCCGTCCGCCCCCGTGCCCGGCACGCCCGTCCCGGGGCCCGGCGCGGACGTCCCCGCCGCCGGCACGCCGCTCTACCTCGCGCCGGAGCTGTGGCGCGGCGAGCCCGCCAGCCGCGCGAGCGACATCTACGCCCTGGGCGTCCTGCTCTACGAGCTGTGCGCGGGCCAGGCGCCGCACGAGCACGTCCCCCTGGAGGGGCTCGCGCGCGCCGTGTGCGAGGACGCGCCGCCGCCCCTCGCGCACGTGGCCCCCGCCCTGCCCCCGGGGCTCGCCGCGGTGGTGGAGCGCTGCCTCGCGCGCGAGCCCACGGCGCGCTTCGACTCGGGAGACGCGCTGCGCGAGGCCCTGGAGGCGCTGGCCGCGCCCCCGCGCCCGGGCCCGCCCCCGCCGGGCAACCCCTACCGGGGCCTGCTCGCCTTCGACGCCGACCACCGCGGCGTCTTCTTCGGCCGCGAGGCCCAGGTGCGCGAGGTGGTGGACCGGCTGCGCGCGGACCCCTTCGTGCTCGTCGCGGGCGACTCGGGCGTGGGCAAGAGTTCGCTGTGCCGCGCGGGCGTGCTGCCCGCCGTGGAGGAGTCGGGCCTGGGCGAGGACGCGCGGCGCTGGCGCGTGGCGCGGCTGGTGCCCGGGCGCCGCCCGCTCATGGCGCTCGCCGAGGCGCTCGCGCCCGAGGCCGGGTGGCCCGCCGCCACGCTGGAGGCCCGGCTCGCCGAGGAGCCCGGCGCCCTGGCCCAGGTGCTCAGGCGGCGCCCCCCCGGAGCCCCCGCGCCGCTGCTCTTCGTGGACCAGCTGGAGGAGCTCGTCACGCTCGCGCCCGCCGAGGACGCGGCGCGCTTCGCCGGGGAGCTGGTGCTCGTGGTGCGCCGGGTGCCAGGCGCGCGGGTGCTCGGCACGGCGCGCGGCGACTGCCTCACCCGGCTCATGGCGCTGCCCGGCCTGGACGAGGAGCTGCCGCGCGCCCTGCACCTGCTGCCCGCCCTGTCCCCGGCGGCCCTGCGCGAGGCCATCACCGGCCCGGCGCGGGCGCTGGGCGTGCGCTTCGAGTCCGAGGCCGTGGTGGACGCGCTCGTCTCCGCCACCACCCGCGCGGAGGGAGGCCTGCCCCTGCTCCAGTTCGCGCTCGCCGCGCTGTGGGAGGCCCGCGACGGCGCGCACGGCGTCATCCCCGCCGCGGCGCTGGAGGCCATGGGCGGCGTGGAGGGCGCGCTGGCGCGGCACGCGGACGGGGTGGTGGCGCGGCTGCGGCCCGAGCAGCGGCCCGGGGCCCGCGCGCTGCTGCTCGCGCTCGTCACCCCCGAGGGCACCCGCGCGCGGCGCACCGCCACCGAGCTGCGCGCCGGCCCCCGGCAGCCGGGCCACGAGGTGCTCGAGGCGCTCGTGCGCGGACGGCTCGTGCTCGCCGGGGAGACGGACAGCGGCGAGGGCCACTACGCGCTCGCCCACGAGAGCCTGCTGCTCGGCTGGCCCACGCTGCGCGGGTGGCTCGGCCAGGGCGAGCAGCGGCGCGCGGTGCGCCACCGCCTGGAGCGCGCCGCCGCCGAGTGGACACGGCTGGGCCGGCCCGCGGAGCTGCTGTACGGCGACACGCTGCTCGCGGAGGTGGCCGCGGCGGAGCTCGACGAGCTGGGGCCCCGGGAGGAGGCCCTGCTCGCCGAGTCCCGGCACGCCCGCCGCCGCCGCCGCCTGCGCGCCTGGGCCCTGGCGGCGAGCGTGCCCCTGGCGGTGCTCGCGGGCGTGGGCGCGGTGCGCTGGCAGGTGCGCGCGGGCCTGGAGGCCACCGTCCGGGCGCGGCTGGACGAGGCCCGGCACCAGTGGGACGAGGCCCGGCGGCTCGCCACCGAGGGGGGACGTGCCCGGCACGAGGCCCTCCAGCGCTTCGACACGCCCGGCCAGCGCGACGCCGCCGAGGCCCTGTGGGCCCGGGCCCTGGAGCGGGAGGCGGCGGCGGACGGCGCCTACGTGGCGGCCACCAGCGCGCTGGAGGCCACGACGGGGCTCGCCCCCGGCCACGCCACGGTGCGCGAGCGGCTGGCCGAGCTGCTCGCCGAGCGCGTGGCCCTGGCCGGACGCGCGGGGCCCACGGCCCGACGCGCGGAGCTGCTCGCGCGGCTCCAGGCGCACGACCCCACCGGCGCGTGGGCGCGGCCCTGGACGACGCCCGCGCGGCTCGAGGTGCGCGCCCGGCCCGAGGGCACCCGCCTGTGGCTGAGCGCGTCCGGGCCCCGGGCCGCCCCCGAGCGACAGTGGGGCGTGGCGCCCGGCACGGCGGCGCTCGCCGAGGGCGCCTACCTGCTGCGGCTGGAGGCGCCCGGACACACCGAGGTGCGCCTGCCCCTGTGGCTGCGCCCCGGCGAGCACCTGACGCTGGACGTGGCGCTGCCCCGGCCGGAGCACGTCCCCGCGGGCTTCCTCCCCATCCCCGCCGGCGGCTTCCTCCAGGGCAGCGACGAGGAGGCCCTGCGCCGCGCCTTCTTCAACGCCGCGCCCCTGCACGAGGCCCACACGCCCGCCTTCCTCATCGCCCGGCACGAGGTGACGTTCGCCGATTGGATGGCGTGGCTGGACACCCTGCCCCCCGCCGAGCGGCTGGCGCGGCTGCCGGGCACCCGGGGCGCGCGCGGCGGCGTGGCGCTGGAGAAGATCGCCGGCCGCTGGCGCCTCACCTTGCGGCCCGCCTCGCGCGCGTACGTGGCCTGGGAGGGCGAGCCGGTGCGCTACGCCCAGCGCGAGCGGCGCGCGGTGCAGGACTGGCGCCGCTTTCCCGTCTCCGCCATCTCCTTCGAGGACGCGGAGGCCTACGCCGCCTGGCTCGCCCGG includes:
- a CDS encoding protein kinase domain-containing protein, whose protein sequence is MTRAGDEPPREFEEYRLLRPLGQGAMGQVFLAQDTLLERLVAVKFIAPGQVSQEAARARFFQEARAIARLQHPNVVAIHRVGEARRWPYLVSEFVRGQSLEALPRPVEGPHVLRIAVGLARGLAAAHRRGILHRDLKPANAMLSEEGEVKLLDFGLAEFAERAPPAPAVPLAAPPAAPPRETRPLAPARETRPLAPPPSAPVPGTPVPGPGADVPAAGTPLYLAPELWRGEPASRASDIYALGVLLYELCAGQAPHEHVPLEGLARAVCEDAPPPLAHVAPALPPGLAAVVERCLAREPTARFDSGDALREALEALAAPPRPGPPPPGNPYRGLLAFDADHRGVFFGREAQVREVVDRLRADPFVLVAGDSGVGKSSLCRAGVLPAVEESGLGEDARRWRVARLVPGRRPLMALAEALAPEAGWPAATLEARLAEEPGALAQVLRRRPPGAPAPLLFVDQLEELVTLAPAEDAARFAGELVLVVRRVPGARVLGTARGDCLTRLMALPGLDEELPRALHLLPALSPAALREAITGPARALGVRFESEAVVDALVSATTRAEGGLPLLQFALAALWEARDGAHGVIPAAALEAMGGVEGALARHADGVVARLRPEQRPGARALLLALVTPEGTRARRTATELRAGPRQPGHEVLEALVRGRLVLAGETDSGEGHYALAHESLLLGWPTLRGWLGQGEQRRAVRHRLERAAAEWTRLGRPAELLYGDTLLAEVAAAELDELGPREEALLAESRHARRRRRLRAWALAASVPLAVLAGVGAVRWQVRAGLEATVRARLDEARHQWDEARRLATEGGRARHEALQRFDTPGQRDAAEALWARALEREAAADGAYVAATSALEATTGLAPGHATVRERLAELLAERVALAGRAGPTARRAELLARLQAHDPTGAWARPWTTPARLEVRARPEGTRLWLSASGPRAAPERQWGVAPGTAALAEGAYLLRLEAPGHTEVRLPLWLRPGEHLTLDVALPRPEHVPAGFLPIPAGGFLQGSDEEALRRAFFNAAPLHEAHTPAFLIARHEVTFADWMAWLDTLPPAERLARLPGTRGARGGVALEKIAGRWRLTLRPASRAYVAWEGEPVRYAQRERRAVQDWRRFPVSAISFEDAEAYAAWLARTGRVPGARLCSELEWERAARGADGRRYPSGDTLAPDDANIDVTYGREPLGFGPDEVGSHPRSRSPFGADDMAGNVWEWVRSAEDPRQPIIRGGSWFQAEVGSRSANREAMERTLREPLVGLRLCATPAPEGRDGG